One genomic window of Panicum hallii strain FIL2 chromosome 6, PHallii_v3.1, whole genome shotgun sequence includes the following:
- the LOC112898180 gene encoding uncharacterized protein LOC112898180 yields the protein MDVKFAFLNGDLKEIYVHQPPGFVIPGKEGKVLRFAASAKDDEFVAFKEEMKAAFQMSDLGPLSFYLGIKVHQDDSGISLRQTGYAKRIVELGWLTDCNPSLTPMEERLKRSCDSTVEEVDATKYRRLHLQAVKRIICYVAGTLDYGLHYPRCPCATHFIGYSDSDHAGDIDMSKSTNGTMFFLGKCLRCRSSGAPGGQHVALALAKKPVFHERSKHIRVKYHFVRGCLEDGSVKANYISTQDQLADFHAKSLGRVKFQELRSRIGMIKIP from the exons ATGGACGTCAAGTTTGCCTTCCTCAACGGCGACTTGAAGGAGATCTACGTCCACCAGCCACCGGGATTCGTCATCCCTGGCAAGGAGGGCAAGGTCCTTCGCTTTGCCGCAAG CGCCAAGGACGACGAGTTCGTGGCATTCAAGGAGGAGATGAAGGCCGCTTTCCAGATGAGCGACCTGGGGCCCCTCTCCTTCTACTTGGGGATCAAGGTGCACCAGGACGACTCTGGCATCAGTCTTCGACAGACTGGCTACGCTAAGCGCATCGTTGAGCTAGGTTGGCTCACCGATTGCAACCCCTCTCTCACTCCGATGGAGGAGAGGCTGAAGCGGAGCTGCGACAGCACCGTGGAGGAGGTCGACGCCACGAAGTACCGGCGCCTT CATCTGCAAGCTGTTAAGAGGATCATCTGCTACGTCGCGGGCACCCTCGACTACGGCCTGCACTACCCGAGGTGTCCCTGCGCAACACACTTCATTGGCTATAGTGACAGCGACCACGCCGGCGACATTGACATGAGCAAGAGCACGAACGGGACGATGTTCTTCCTCGGCAAGTGTCTT AGATGCCGAAGCAGTGGAGCTCCGGGTGGACAGCACGTCGCTTTAGCCTTGGCGAAGAAACCCGTCTTCCATGAGCGCAGCAAGCACATCAGGGTGAAGTATCACTTCGTAAGGGGCTGCTTGGAGGATGGGAGCGTCAAGGCCAACTACATCAGCACGCAGGACCAGCTTGCTGACTTCCACGCCAAATCCCTTGGGAGAGTCAAGTTTCAGGAGCTGCGGTCCAGGATTGGGATGATCAAGATCCCTTAG